The Pseudomonas sp. MPC6 nucleotide sequence TCGCGTTCGAGTTCGACGTCCGCCGGGTTGAACCAGGTGTAGGCACCGTTGGCTTCGCGACGATAGTAAGTCTCGGCGATCACCATGCCCTGGGTCAGCAGGTTCTTGAACGGTTCGTTGGAGCTCACCAGCCCTTCGTCGCGCATTAGCTTGTGGAAGAAGCGCGCGTACAGCAGGTGCAGGATCGCGTGTTCGATACCACCGATGTACTGATCCACCGGCAACCAGTGGTCGGCCGCCGATTTTTCCACCAGGCCGCCGGCATAGTGCGGCGAGGCGTAGCGGGCGTAGTACCACGAGGACTCGACGAAGGTGTCCATGGTGTCGGTTTCACGCTTGGCAGGCTGGCCGCATTTCGGGCAGCTGCACTCGTAGAACTCGGGCATGCGCGCCAATGGCGAACCGGCGCCATCCGGGACCACGTCTTCCGGCAGTACCACAGGCAGTTGATCTTCCGGGACCGGCACATCACCGCAGGTAGTGCAGTGGATGATCGGGATCGGGCAGCCCCAGTAGCGTTGGCGGCTGATGCCCCAGTCGCGCAGGCGGAACTGGGTGCGCGAGGCACCGAGGTTTTTCTTGATCAGCGCCACTTCGATGGCATCGAAGGCGCCCGCGAAATCGAGACCGTCAAACTCGCCGGAATTGATCAGCGTGCCGTGTTCGCCGTAGGCGTCCTGCCAAGGGGCCGGGTTGGTGTCACCGGAACTGGTGCGCACCACGGACTTGATCGGCAGGTTGTATTTGGTGGCGAATTCGAAATCGCGCTCGTCGTGCGCCGGAACAGCCATTACCGCGCCGTCGCCGTAGTGCATCAGCACGTAGTTGGCGACCCATACCGGCAGTTTCTCACCGGTCAGCGGGTGCTCGACGAACAGCGAAGTCGGCAGGCCTTTTTTCTCCTGGGTGGCGACGTCGGCTTCGGCGACGCTGCCGCCCTTGCATTCAGCGATGAACGCTTGCAGCTCAGGGTTGTTCTGCGCGGCGAGGGCGGCCAGGTGGTGCTCGGCAGCCACGGCGACATAAGTCGCTCCCATGAGAGTGTCCGGACGGGTGGTGAAGACTTTCAGTGCACCGGCTTCGCCGATCGAGTCGACGTTGTACGGGAACTGCACTTCCATGCCGCGGGACTTGCCGATCCAGTTGCGCTGCATGGTCTTGACCTGTTCAGGCCAGCCAGTCAGTTCGTCGAGGCTCTCCAGCAGCTCATCCGCGTAAGCGGTGATCTTGAAGTAGTACATCGGGATTTCGCGCTTTTCGATCAGCGCGCCGGAACGCCAGCCGCGTCCGTCGATCACCTGCTCGTTGGCCAGCACGGTCTGGTCGACCGGGTCCCAGTTCACGGTGCCGCTTTTCTTGTAGATCACACCTTTTTCGAACAGGCGAGTGAACAGCCATTGTTCCCAGCGGTAGTAATCCGGCTTGCAGGTGGTGACTTCGCGGGACCAGTCCACCGCCAGGCCCAGGCTGCGCAGCTGGGTCTTCATGTAGGCGATGTTTTCGTAGGTCCACTTGGCGGGCGCTACGTTGTTCTTCATCGCGGCGTTTTCCGCCGGCATGCCGAAGGCGTCCCAACCCATGGGTTGCAGGACATTCTTGCCGAGCATGCGCTGGTAGCGGGAGATCACGTCGCCGATGGTGTAGTTGCGCACGTGCCCCATGTGTAGCTTGCCGCTGGGGTAAGGGAACATCGACAGGCAGTAGAACGTCTCCTTGCCTGGCTGTTCACTGACTTCAAAGGACTTTTGCTCGTCCCAGAACGACTGGGCGGCGGCTTCGATTTCACGGGGCTGATATTGTTCGTGCATGGCTACTTTTGAACTGAATAGGGGTGGCCTAGTCCTCTTCGATGCACGCTGGACGGTGATTGCGCCAGATCGGCGCTTCGGTGTCCAGACGAGCTGGAAGTGGAGTTACAGGAAGCGTCGTAGCATACATGACCGCACTCTACCGAGGGAAACCCTGATTACTGCCCAAGGCCCGGCAAAAACCGCTGCGAGGGCCGTTGGTCGCGGCACCCAGCCGGTTTGTTCATGGAAGCTAAGCTCTAAAAGGGGAGCGAGTCTTATCTTCAATGAGGTGAGGGATGGTTGAGTCACGGCAAAAAGTTACAAAACCGGAGCTGTACGAAAGACTGATCGATCGTCTGGGGATGGCCCTGGACGCGGCAAAAACCGCTGACCGGCTGCGCGACGAGCGCCCCTTGGAGCTGGAACTGCGCGGCCTGAGCCCCGCAGAGTTTGCACTGGTCAAAGCGTATCTGGATCGCAGTGAACGTGAATCACACGGATACTTGTCAGAGGCAGTGAAGCAACTCGACGCACCACGTTCGGCCAAGATCATCTGGCTCAAGGACAAGGTACCTGGCAGGGACTCGGTAAAGGTCCGGTCTCTGCAGTTCAAGTAAGGGCACTTGAAGCCATGCAATATGGTTTTTTAAAGCATAGTCCTTCCGCATTTGTTGTCGCATTGCGTCAACCCACTTAGGCTTCGGGCATCTCTGGAGATGCTCGATGCCTTTTCGCTATTTCGTCAAACAACTTCTGCTGCCTCCCGGTGTGCTGTTGCTGCTGTTGCTGCTTGCCTGGTGGTTGCGCCGCTCAAGGCCGCGACTGGCGGCCCTGTGCTTTGCCTTGGGCGTGGGTGGCTTCTGGCTGATGAGCCTGCCGATAGTGGTGGAGTGGAGCGCCAGGGCGCTTGAGCGTGAACCGCCGCTGGCTCGCCATGAATGGGCAACACTGGGTCGGCAGGCGGATGCGATCGTGGTGATGGGTTCGGGACGCGAGCGTGGCGATCCGGCCTGGGGCGCCGACCAGCCGACCGGTATCGGCCTGGAGCGCCAGCGCTATGCAGCGCGGCTGGCCAAGGCGTCGGGCTTGCCGATCCTCACCAGTGGTGGCCTGCATTACGGTACGCCGCCGACTGAAGCCAGGTTGATGGCGGACTCGTTGCTCGATGATTTCGACGTGACCGTGCGCTGGCAGGAAGGGCGCAGCCGCACCACTTGGGAGAACGCGCAGTTCAGCGCCGAAGTGTTGCTGCCCCAAGGCATCAAACGCGTGGTGCTCGTGACGCACGCCTCGCACATGCCGCGAGCGGTCTGGAGTTTCCAGCAGGCGGGGTTCGAGGTGGTGCCGGCGCCGATGGGGTTTCTGGGGGTGGACAACGCCCGGCCACTGGGTGGCTGGCTGCCGGAGTTCAAGGCGCTCTGGCAGAGTGGGCAGTTGATGAATGAGGCGGTGGGGCAGATCGGGTATTCGCTGTTTTACCGATAACCGAATGGTTACCCACGCCCTGTAGGAGCTGGCTTGCCAGCGAAGAGGCCCTTCCAGTCGACATCATTGTTGGCTGAAAGGGCCTCTTCGCCGGCAAGCCGGCTCCTACAGGTTTGATGCGGTGTCAGTTCAGACGGTCTTGGCCATTCGATTCGCAATCAACGCCCAGCCAAACAACAACACGCAAACAATGATCAGCGGCCACGAACGCCATTGCAGGTAAGGCGTCAGGTTGTGCATCGGCACCACTTCGCCGTACAAAATGCCGCGTTCGAACTGCGGGATCTGCACCGTGATCTGCCCGAACGGGTTGATCAGGCCGGTCACGCCGTTATTGGTGGCGCGGATCATCCAGCGTCCGGCTTCCAGTGCACGCATCTGCGCCATCTGCAAATGTTGCAGCGGGCCGATGGAGGTGCCGAACCAGGTGTCGTTGCTGATGGTCAGCAGCAAATCGCTACGGGCCGCGAGGCTGGCGGCGAATTCCGGATAGACCACTTCGTAGCAGATGTACGGCGCGATCTGGTACCCCTTGGCTTGCAGCATCGGCTGATCGGCAGGGCCACGGGCAAAGTCCGACATCGGCAAGTCGAAAAAGGCGATCAACCCGCGCAGCACGTCCTGCAACGGCACATATTCGCCAAACGGCACCAGTTTCTGCTTGAGGTAAGTGCCGTCGCCTTCGCCCACGACGGTGATGCCGTTGAAAAAGCGTTTCTGTTGATGCACTTCCTGACGGATCGGCACGCCGGTAATCAGTGCCGATTTACGTTCTGCGGCGAAGTCTCCCATCATGTTCAGGAAGCCCTCGGCGGACTCCTTGAGCACCGGGACCGCGGTTTCCGGCCAGATCAACAGGTCGACGGGTCTGGAGCTGAAGCTCATGTCGCGGTACAGCGCCAGCTGCGCGTTGAGCTGTGCCGGGTCCCACTTCATGCTCTGTTCGACATTGCCCTGGATCGCCGCGACGCTCAACGGCGCGCCCGCCGGGCTGGTCCAGGCATGCTCCTTGAGCGCCATGCCGGCCACCCATGGGCCGATCAGCAGCAGTACGCCGGCGGCGATGAAGCCTTTGCGAGCGGTTTTCACCAAAGGCAACGCGTTGTAGATTAGCGCGGCCGTCAGGGCCAGGGTGAAGGAAATTAGCCACATCCCGCCGACGGGGGCGAGCCCGGACAGAGGGCCATCGAGTTGGCTGTAACCGGAATACAGCCACGGGAAGCCGGTGAGAAACCAGCCACGAAAGGCTTCCTGGGCGACCCACAGCGCGGCGAAGGCCAAGGCATCGGCCAGTGGCGCTTCGTTGCGGCGCAGCCAGCGCACCCAGATCCAGGCGGGCAGGGCGAAGAACCAGGCAATCGCCGCCGTGAAGATCAGCATCAGGAAGCCGGCCAGGAGTACCGAAGCGCCACCGAAGTGGTGGATGCTGTAGTAAATCCAACTGGTACCGGCGCCAAACAGACCAAAACCGAAGCACCAGCCTCGGCCCAGGGCCTGACGAGGGTTCAGTTCACGTAAACCGGCATAGAACAAGCCGACTGCCAGCAATGCCAGCGGCCAGATATCGTACGGCGCCAGGGCCAGGGTGGTGATTGCACCGGCCGCCACGGCCAGCAGGTTACCGGGCCAGCCGGGGCGGGTGATCCAGAGCATTTCTATCCTTAGTGGTTACCGGGCAATTGGCGTCAGGCGCAGCAAGTGAATCCGACGGCTGTCGGCGTTCAGGATGCGGAAGCGATAAGGGCCGATTTCGGTGATTTCGTTGCGTTTTGGCAGGTGCCCGAATGCACTCATCACCAGACCGCCAACCGTGTCGAATTCGTCATCGGAGAATTGGCTGTCGAAGAACTCGTTGAAGTTCTCGATCGGCGTGAGGGCCTTGATCAGGAAGTCACCGCTGGGCAGCGGCTTGATGTAGCTGTCTTCTTCAACGTCGTGCTCGTCTTCGATGTCGCCGACGATCTGTTCCAGCACGTCTTCGATGGTCACCAGGCCCGCCACACCGCCGTACTCGTCAATGACGATGGCCATGTGGTTATGGTTGGCGCGGAACTCGCGCAGCAGCACATTCAGGCGCTTGGACTCGGGCACAAAGGTGGCTGGACGCAACAGATCCTTGATGTTGAAGTTGTCGCCGTTCTCCTTGAGGATCAACGGCAGCAAGTCCTTGGCCAGCAGCACGCCCATCACGTCATCATGGCTTTCGCCGATGACCGGGTAGCGGGAGTGGGCCGAGTCGACCACGGCGGGCAGGAACTCGCGGGGGGTCTGGGTCGCCTTGATGCTGATCATCTGCGAGCGCGGGACCATGATGTCCCGTACTTGCAGGTCTGCAACCTGGATGGCGCCTTCGACGATGGCCAGCGCTTCGCTGTCCAGCAGTTTGTTCTGGTGTGCATCGCGCAGCAGCTCCAGCAGCTCCTGGCGGTTCTTCGGCTCGTGGGCAAAAGCCTGGGTGAGCTTACCCAGCCATGACTTTTGCCCGTTGCTCGATCGATCTTCGCTCATAGCGATTACTCTGAATCCTTTGTTGTAACGATAGGGGGTTCGTCTGTTTCGTCGTCCG carries:
- the leuS gene encoding leucine--tRNA ligase, which encodes MHEQYQPREIEAAAQSFWDEQKSFEVSEQPGKETFYCLSMFPYPSGKLHMGHVRNYTIGDVISRYQRMLGKNVLQPMGWDAFGMPAENAAMKNNVAPAKWTYENIAYMKTQLRSLGLAVDWSREVTTCKPDYYRWEQWLFTRLFEKGVIYKKSGTVNWDPVDQTVLANEQVIDGRGWRSGALIEKREIPMYYFKITAYADELLESLDELTGWPEQVKTMQRNWIGKSRGMEVQFPYNVDSIGEAGALKVFTTRPDTLMGATYVAVAAEHHLAALAAQNNPELQAFIAECKGGSVAEADVATQEKKGLPTSLFVEHPLTGEKLPVWVANYVLMHYGDGAVMAVPAHDERDFEFATKYNLPIKSVVRTSSGDTNPAPWQDAYGEHGTLINSGEFDGLDFAGAFDAIEVALIKKNLGASRTQFRLRDWGISRQRYWGCPIPIIHCTTCGDVPVPEDQLPVVLPEDVVPDGAGSPLARMPEFYECSCPKCGQPAKRETDTMDTFVESSWYYARYASPHYAGGLVEKSAADHWLPVDQYIGGIEHAILHLLYARFFHKLMRDEGLVSSNEPFKNLLTQGMVIAETYYRREANGAYTWFNPADVELERDSKAKVISAKLIADGLPVEIGGTEKMAKSKNNGVDPQSMIDQFGADTCRLFMMFASPPDMSAEWSDSGVEGSHRFLKRVWRLAQAHVTQGLPGKLDVAGLNDEQKAIRRSIHQAIKQASHDVGQNHKFNTAIAQVMTLMNVLEKAPQGTGQDRALVHEGLETVVLLLAPITPHISHELWHRLGHAGPVIDAGWPVLDESALVQDSLQLVIQVNGKLRGQIEMPASASREDVEAAARANENVLRFVDGLTIRKVIVVPGKLVNIVAS
- a CDS encoding YdcF family protein produces the protein MPFRYFVKQLLLPPGVLLLLLLLAWWLRRSRPRLAALCFALGVGGFWLMSLPIVVEWSARALEREPPLARHEWATLGRQADAIVVMGSGRERGDPAWGADQPTGIGLERQRYAARLAKASGLPILTSGGLHYGTPPTEARLMADSLLDDFDVTVRWQEGRSRTTWENAQFSAEVLLPQGIKRVVLVTHASHMPRAVWSFQQAGFEVVPAPMGFLGVDNARPLGGWLPEFKALWQSGQLMNEAVGQIGYSLFYR
- the lnt gene encoding apolipoprotein N-acyltransferase, with amino-acid sequence MLWITRPGWPGNLLAVAAGAITTLALAPYDIWPLALLAVGLFYAGLRELNPRQALGRGWCFGFGLFGAGTSWIYYSIHHFGGASVLLAGFLMLIFTAAIAWFFALPAWIWVRWLRRNEAPLADALAFAALWVAQEAFRGWFLTGFPWLYSGYSQLDGPLSGLAPVGGMWLISFTLALTAALIYNALPLVKTARKGFIAAGVLLLIGPWVAGMALKEHAWTSPAGAPLSVAAIQGNVEQSMKWDPAQLNAQLALYRDMSFSSRPVDLLIWPETAVPVLKESAEGFLNMMGDFAAERKSALITGVPIRQEVHQQKRFFNGITVVGEGDGTYLKQKLVPFGEYVPLQDVLRGLIAFFDLPMSDFARGPADQPMLQAKGYQIAPYICYEVVYPEFAASLAARSDLLLTISNDTWFGTSIGPLQHLQMAQMRALEAGRWMIRATNNGVTGLINPFGQITVQIPQFERGILYGEVVPMHNLTPYLQWRSWPLIIVCVLLFGWALIANRMAKTV
- a CDS encoding HlyC/CorC family transporter encodes the protein MSEDRSSNGQKSWLGKLTQAFAHEPKNRQELLELLRDAHQNKLLDSEALAIVEGAIQVADLQVRDIMVPRSQMISIKATQTPREFLPAVVDSAHSRYPVIGESHDDVMGVLLAKDLLPLILKENGDNFNIKDLLRPATFVPESKRLNVLLREFRANHNHMAIVIDEYGGVAGLVTIEDVLEQIVGDIEDEHDVEEDSYIKPLPSGDFLIKALTPIENFNEFFDSQFSDDEFDTVGGLVMSAFGHLPKRNEITEIGPYRFRILNADSRRIHLLRLTPIAR